From Polaribacter butkevichii, a single genomic window includes:
- the smpB gene encoding SsrA-binding protein SmpB codes for MAVQKNINIKNKKARFEFEILDKYVAGIQLTGTEIKSIRLSQARITESFCEFNEGGELFIVNMYIQEYMFGHHFNHKPKSERRLLMNKRELRSLRKDVEAKGNTIVPLRLFINDRGFAKLEIALAKGKQTHDKREVLKDRDNKRDLARIKKSFNG; via the coding sequence ATGGCTGTTCAGAAAAATATAAACATAAAGAACAAAAAAGCACGTTTCGAATTTGAAATTCTAGACAAATACGTGGCTGGAATTCAGTTAACAGGAACGGAAATTAAATCGATTCGTTTAAGTCAGGCTAGAATTACAGAGAGTTTTTGTGAATTTAATGAAGGCGGAGAATTGTTTATTGTTAATATGTACATTCAAGAATACATGTTTGGGCATCACTTTAACCACAAACCTAAAAGTGAGCGTAGATTGTTAATGAATAAACGCGAATTACGTTCTTTAAGAAAAGACGTTGAAGCCAAAGGAAATACCATTGTGCCTTTACGCTTGTTTATTAATGATAGAGGTTTTGCAAAGTTAGAAATTGCCTTAGCAAAAGGGAAACAAACACATGACAAACGAGAGGTTTTAAAAGATAGAGACAACAAACGAGATTTAGCACGTATTAAAAAGAGCTTTAACGGATAA
- the clpB gene encoding ATP-dependent chaperone ClpB, giving the protein MNFNNYTTKSQETIQMAQQIAQGFGHNQIENEHIFKALTQVDENVLPFLLKKLNINITIVEQILDKQLESLPKVSGAELMLSREASKTLTEAAVIAKKMKDDYVSIEHLILAIFKSKSNIAQVLKDQGVTEKHLQAAIDELRKGERVTSQSQEETYNSLNKYAKNLNKLAEDGKLDPVIGRDEEIRRLLQILSRRTKNNPILVGEPGTGKTAIAEGLAHRIVDGDVPENLKGKLIFSLDMGALIAGAKYKGEFEERLKAVIKEVTTSDGDIVLFIDEIHTLVGAGGGQGAMDAANILKPALARGELRAIGATTLDEYQKYFEKDKALERRFQKVIVDEPDTESAISILRGIKEKYETHHKVRIKDEAIIGAVELSQRYITNRFLPDKAIDLMDEAMAKLRMEINSKPEELDVLDRKVMQLEIEIEAIKREKDETKLKSLRSDLANLKEERNEMNAKWKSEKEVVDNIQNAKALIEDLKIEAEKAERDGDYGKVAEIRYGKIKKAQEDLEAFQKVLAENQSEKSLIKEEVTYDDIAEVVAKWTGVPVTKMIQSEREKLLRLEAQLHKRVVGQEEAIVAVSDAVRRSRAGLQNPNKPIGSFLFLGTTGVGKTELAKALAEYLFDDENAMTRIDMSEYQESHSVSRLVGAPPGYVGYDEGGQLTEAVRRRPYSVVLLDEIEKAHPDTFNVLLQVLDEGRLTDNKGRVADFKNAIIIMTSNIGSHIIQEKFSDPKADLDSVTELAKIEVLALLKQSVRPEFLNRIDDVIMFTPLTKGNIFEIVKLQIEHLKKMIGKQEITLDATDEAIKYLAEKGYQPEFGARPVKRVIQKEVLNQLSKEILSGKITTDSIILIDAFDDQLVFRNQSDLIEST; this is encoded by the coding sequence ATGAATTTTAACAATTATACAACAAAATCGCAAGAGACCATACAAATGGCGCAACAGATTGCGCAAGGTTTTGGTCATAATCAAATAGAAAACGAGCACATTTTTAAAGCTTTAACGCAAGTAGATGAAAATGTTTTGCCGTTTCTTTTGAAAAAATTGAACATCAATATTACTATTGTAGAACAAATTTTAGACAAACAATTAGAGAGTTTGCCTAAAGTTTCTGGTGCAGAATTAATGCTGTCTAGAGAAGCAAGTAAAACATTAACAGAAGCAGCTGTAATTGCTAAAAAAATGAAAGATGATTATGTTTCTATAGAGCATTTAATTCTAGCTATTTTTAAATCTAAAAGTAATATTGCGCAAGTTTTAAAAGACCAAGGTGTTACAGAAAAACACTTACAAGCCGCAATAGACGAATTAAGAAAAGGAGAAAGAGTAACTTCTCAAAGTCAGGAAGAAACCTATAATTCTTTAAATAAATATGCTAAAAACTTAAACAAATTAGCAGAAGATGGTAAGTTAGACCCTGTAATTGGTAGAGATGAAGAAATCCGTAGGTTATTACAAATTTTATCTCGTAGAACAAAAAACAATCCAATTTTAGTTGGAGAACCAGGAACCGGTAAAACTGCAATTGCAGAAGGTTTAGCACACAGAATTGTAGATGGAGATGTGCCAGAAAATCTAAAAGGAAAACTTATTTTTTCTTTAGATATGGGAGCTTTAATTGCAGGTGCAAAATATAAAGGAGAATTTGAAGAGCGTTTAAAAGCGGTTATTAAAGAGGTAACTACTTCTGATGGTGATATTGTACTTTTTATTGATGAAATTCACACGTTAGTTGGTGCAGGTGGCGGACAAGGTGCTATGGATGCAGCTAATATTCTAAAACCAGCTTTAGCGCGTGGAGAGTTGCGTGCAATTGGTGCAACTACGTTGGATGAATATCAGAAATACTTTGAAAAAGACAAAGCTTTAGAAAGACGTTTTCAAAAAGTTATTGTAGATGAGCCCGATACAGAAAGTGCCATTTCTATTTTAAGAGGTATTAAAGAAAAGTATGAAACACACCACAAGGTTCGTATTAAAGATGAGGCTATTATTGGTGCTGTAGAATTATCTCAGCGTTATATTACCAATCGTTTTTTACCAGATAAGGCCATTGATTTAATGGATGAAGCGATGGCAAAACTGCGTATGGAAATAAATTCTAAACCAGAAGAGCTTGATGTTTTAGACAGAAAAGTGATGCAGTTAGAAATTGAAATTGAAGCCATAAAACGTGAAAAAGACGAAACCAAGTTAAAATCTTTACGCTCGGATTTAGCAAACCTAAAAGAAGAACGTAATGAAATGAATGCGAAGTGGAAATCTGAAAAAGAGGTGGTAGATAATATTCAGAATGCAAAAGCCTTAATAGAAGATTTAAAAATTGAAGCAGAAAAAGCAGAACGTGATGGCGATTATGGTAAAGTAGCCGAAATTAGATATGGTAAAATTAAAAAAGCGCAAGAAGATTTAGAAGCTTTTCAAAAAGTATTGGCAGAAAATCAATCTGAAAAATCTTTAATTAAAGAGGAAGTAACCTATGATGATATTGCGGAAGTTGTTGCCAAATGGACTGGAGTTCCGGTAACAAAAATGATTCAGTCTGAACGTGAAAAACTGTTAAGATTAGAAGCGCAATTGCACAAAAGAGTGGTTGGACAAGAAGAAGCTATTGTTGCTGTTTCTGATGCCGTGAGACGTTCTAGAGCTGGTTTGCAAAACCCTAATAAACCTATTGGTAGTTTCTTGTTTTTAGGAACCACCGGAGTTGGTAAAACAGAGCTAGCAAAAGCCTTGGCAGAATACCTTTTTGATGATGAAAACGCTATGACACGTATAGACATGAGTGAATATCAAGAAAGTCATTCTGTAAGTAGATTGGTTGGTGCGCCTCCGGGATATGTTGGTTATGATGAAGGTGGTCAATTAACAGAAGCTGTTAGAAGAAGACCTTATTCTGTGGTACTTTTAGATGAAATAGAAAAAGCGCATCCAGATACTTTTAACGTGTTGTTACAAGTATTAGATGAAGGAAGGTTAACAGATAATAAAGGACGTGTTGCCGATTTTAAAAATGCCATAATTATTATGACTTCTAATATTGGTAGTCATATAATTCAGGAGAAATTTAGCGATCCAAAAGCAGATTTAGATTCAGTAACCGAATTGGCTAAAATAGAAGTTTTAGCATTGTTAAAACAATCTGTAAGACCAGAATTTTTAAACAGAATTGATGACGTAATTATGTTTACGCCATTAACCAAGGGTAATATATTTGAAATTGTAAAATTACAAATAGAACACTTAAAGAAAATGATTGGTAAGCAAGAAATTACTTTAGATGCAACAGACGAAGCTATTAAATATTTAGCTGAAAAAGGATATCAGCCAGAATTTGGAGCAAGACCTGTAAAAAGAGTTATTCAGAAAGAAGTTTTAAACCAGCTTTCTAAAGAAATATTGTCTGGTAAAATTACCACAGATAGTATTATTTTAATTGATGCTTTTGATGATCAGTTGGTGTTTAGAAATCAGTCTGATTTAATTGAGAGTACTTAA
- a CDS encoding Maf-like protein, with the protein MLREKLKQYNVILASKSPRRQQFFKDLDIDFTIQLKEIEEIYPPELKGTEITDFLADLKSQAFSNLSENDLLITSDTIVWLEEKALGKPKDETDAFNMLRALSGKKHEVITSISIKSKFFQKIINDVTTVSFKELSDDEINYYIKNYKPFDKAGAYGIQEWIGFIAIDNLEGSYFNVVGLPVHKLYKELMNL; encoded by the coding sequence ATGTTAAGAGAAAAATTAAAACAATACAACGTAATACTCGCTTCTAAATCTCCAAGAAGACAACAATTTTTTAAAGATTTAGACATCGATTTTACAATTCAACTTAAAGAGATTGAAGAAATTTATCCGCCTGAATTAAAAGGAACCGAGATAACCGATTTTTTAGCCGACTTAAAATCTCAAGCATTTAGTAATTTATCAGAAAACGATTTATTAATTACTTCTGATACCATTGTTTGGTTAGAAGAAAAAGCATTAGGAAAACCAAAAGACGAAACTGATGCTTTTAATATGTTAAGAGCTTTATCTGGCAAAAAACATGAAGTTATTACATCGATAAGCATAAAAAGTAAGTTCTTTCAGAAAATTATAAATGATGTAACTACGGTTTCTTTTAAAGAGCTTTCTGATGATGAAATTAATTATTACATTAAGAATTATAAACCTTTTGATAAAGCAGGTGCATACGGAATTCAAGAATGGATTGGTTTTATAGCTATTGATAATTTAGAAGGCAGTTATTTTAATGTAGTAGGTTTACCAGTTCATAAACTTTATAAAGAATTGATGAATTTATAA
- a CDS encoding transketolase family protein, with protein sequence MKKYTYTEKKDTRSGFGDGLTELGRTNPNVVALCADLIGSLKMDQFIEENPERFFQIGIAEANMIGIAAGLTIGGKIPFTGTFANFSTGRVYDQIRQSVAYSGKNVKICASHAGVTLGEDGATHQILEDIGLMKMLPGMTVINTCDYNQTKAATIAIADFDGPVYLRFGRPKVPVFMPTDERFEIGKGIQLTEGTDVTIVATGHLVWESLQAAEQLEAAGISAEVINIHTIKPLDEEIILKSVAKTGCIVTAEEHNKLGGLGESVARTLALNTPTPQEFVGTDDTFGESGTPEQLMAKYGLDAAAVVKAVKKVISRK encoded by the coding sequence ATGAAAAAATACACGTACACAGAAAAGAAGGACACTCGTTCAGGTTTTGGAGATGGTTTAACAGAATTAGGAAGAACAAACCCAAACGTAGTTGCCTTATGTGCAGATTTAATTGGTTCTTTAAAAATGGATCAATTTATTGAAGAAAATCCTGAGAGATTTTTCCAAATTGGTATTGCAGAAGCAAACATGATTGGTATTGCTGCTGGTTTAACAATTGGAGGTAAAATACCTTTTACAGGAACATTTGCTAACTTTTCTACAGGTAGAGTGTACGACCAAATTCGTCAATCTGTTGCATATTCTGGTAAAAACGTAAAAATTTGTGCATCTCACGCTGGAGTTACTTTAGGAGAAGATGGAGCAACACACCAAATATTAGAAGATATTGGTTTAATGAAAATGTTACCAGGAATGACCGTTATTAATACGTGTGATTACAACCAAACAAAAGCAGCAACGATTGCAATTGCAGATTTTGATGGACCTGTATACTTGCGTTTTGGTCGCCCGAAAGTACCTGTATTTATGCCAACTGATGAAAGATTTGAAATTGGAAAAGGAATTCAATTAACAGAAGGAACAGATGTAACAATTGTTGCAACAGGTCATTTAGTTTGGGAATCTTTACAAGCAGCAGAACAATTAGAAGCAGCAGGAATATCTGCAGAAGTAATTAATATTCATACAATTAAACCTTTAGACGAAGAAATTATTTTAAAGTCTGTTGCTAAAACAGGTTGTATTGTTACCGCAGAAGAACATAATAAATTAGGTGGTTTAGGTGAAAGTGTTGCAAGAACATTAGCTTTAAACACCCCTACTCCGCAAGAGTTTGTTGGTACAGATGATACTTTTGGAGAATCTGGAACACCAGAACAGTTAATGGCTAAATATGGTTTAGATGCTGCTGCTGTTGTTAAAGCTGTTAAAAAAGTAATTTCTAGAAAATAA
- a CDS encoding SixA phosphatase family protein produces the protein MKKFLLLFVFAFAFLTSCTSNETTTYYLIRHAEKDRTNGTNRNPNLNKKGQERAKKWADHFKNIHLDAIYSTNYNRTLQTATPTAESKNLEIIKYNPRKMYDSIFQQETKGKTVLVVGHSNTTPAFVNKILGEKKYKDIDDNDNASLYTVTITGDKKNCNIIKVD, from the coding sequence ATGAAGAAATTTTTACTCCTTTTTGTTTTTGCTTTTGCTTTTCTAACTTCTTGTACTTCTAATGAAACTACAACGTATTATTTAATTCGCCATGCAGAAAAAGACAGAACAAATGGCACAAATAGAAATCCTAATTTGAATAAAAAAGGACAGGAAAGAGCAAAAAAATGGGCAGATCATTTTAAAAACATTCATTTGGATGCTATTTATTCTACAAATTACAACAGAACCTTACAAACAGCAACACCAACAGCAGAAAGTAAAAATTTAGAAATTATAAAGTACAACCCTAGAAAAATGTACGATTCTATTTTTCAGCAAGAAACAAAAGGAAAAACAGTTCTAGTAGTTGGTCATAGCAATACAACTCCTGCTTTTGTGAATAAAATTTTAGGAGAAAAAAAATACAAAGACATCGATGATAATGACAACGCTAGTTTATACACTGTAACAATTACTGGTGATAAAAAAAACTGTAATATCATAAAAGTAGATTAG
- a CDS encoding DEAD/DEAH box helicase produces MAEINTSVKKVGKELYGYQKDALQEIFRRFEDAPKDYHLLYQLPTGGGKTVIFSEIVRRYLETFKKKVLVLTHRIELSKQTSKMLNEFGVSNKIINSTAVLDDQDDFNCFVAMVETLKNRLNDDKLDISDIGLVIVDEAHYNSFTKIFKFFDESFILGVTATPLSSNIKLPMYENYQELFVGETIQHLIDNEYLASANLYSYNVGLTSLEVGANGDYTVKSSEDLYTNSDMLSKLVSAYEETAKGKKTLIFNNGINTSIQVFHAFKKAGYPIAHLDNTNTKAERELILKWFHKTPGAIITSVSILTTGFDEPTIEAIILNRATKSLTLYYQMIGRGSRVLKDKRTFDVIDLGNNFHRFGPWGADLDWEKMFRAPDYYLNAILSDEDIESTFRYELTPDVKKEFEKSTDTYFDMKKVYIDTIRQGESSKRVLEKSIVHHAKMCIENSEDVFDALILAKLLGEEIDDRINRYAKCISKSTHNFVTWLKDDYRKKLNAYLRANFDEDYEEIHGHPPIEE; encoded by the coding sequence TTGGCAGAAATAAACACTTCAGTAAAAAAAGTAGGTAAGGAATTATACGGATATCAAAAAGATGCTCTTCAAGAGATTTTTAGAAGGTTTGAAGACGCACCAAAAGATTATCATCTATTGTATCAATTACCAACAGGAGGTGGAAAAACAGTAATTTTTTCTGAAATTGTAAGGCGTTATTTAGAAACTTTTAAAAAGAAAGTTTTGGTTTTAACGCACAGAATTGAGTTGAGCAAGCAAACCTCTAAGATGTTAAATGAATTTGGTGTTTCTAACAAGATCATTAATTCTACCGCAGTATTAGACGACCAAGATGATTTTAATTGTTTTGTGGCAATGGTTGAAACCTTAAAAAATAGGTTGAATGATGATAAACTAGATATTTCTGATATTGGTTTAGTAATTGTAGATGAGGCGCATTACAATTCTTTTACAAAAATTTTTAAATTTTTTGATGAATCTTTTATTCTTGGTGTAACCGCAACTCCTTTAAGTTCTAACATTAAGTTGCCGATGTACGAGAATTATCAAGAATTATTTGTTGGTGAAACAATTCAGCATTTAATTGATAATGAGTATTTAGCAAGTGCAAACTTATATTCGTATAACGTAGGTTTAACCTCGTTAGAGGTAGGAGCAAATGGAGATTATACCGTAAAATCTTCAGAAGATTTATATACCAATTCAGACATGCTTTCTAAATTGGTTTCTGCGTATGAAGAAACTGCAAAAGGAAAGAAAACCTTAATTTTTAATAATGGTATTAATACTTCTATACAAGTATTTCATGCCTTTAAAAAAGCAGGATATCCAATTGCGCATTTAGACAATACAAATACAAAAGCAGAGCGAGAGCTTATTTTAAAATGGTTTCATAAAACTCCAGGTGCAATTATTACCTCGGTAAGTATTTTAACTACTGGTTTTGATGAGCCAACTATTGAAGCAATTATATTAAACAGAGCAACAAAATCATTAACCTTATACTACCAAATGATTGGGCGTGGTTCTAGGGTTTTAAAAGATAAACGTACTTTTGATGTTATCGATTTAGGTAACAACTTTCATAGATTTGGTCCTTGGGGAGCAGATTTAGACTGGGAAAAAATGTTTAGAGCCCCAGACTATTACTTAAATGCTATTCTTTCTGATGAAGATATAGAAAGTACTTTTAGGTATGAGTTAACTCCGGATGTTAAAAAAGAATTTGAAAAATCTACCGATACTTATTTCGACATGAAAAAAGTATATATAGATACTATTAGACAAGGAGAGTCTTCTAAAAGAGTGTTAGAGAAATCGATTGTACATCATGCAAAAATGTGTATAGAAAATAGTGAAGATGTTTTTGATGCATTAATCTTAGCAAAATTACTAGGCGAAGAAATTGATGATAGAATTAATAGATATGCCAAATGTATTTCTAAAAGTACACACAATTTTGTAACTTGGTTAAAAGATGATTACAGAAAGAAATTAAATGCCTATTTAAGAGCAAATTTTGATGAAGATTACGAAGAAATTCATGGTCATCCACCAATTGAAGAATAA
- a CDS encoding DUF6503 family protein: MKYLPILFLAFLISCKPSENKLTAQQIIDKTIVYSGADKVANSEIKFKFRDKEYVAYRENGNYKLIREFDSVIDGLTNEGFKRFINLEEQKLSKVDSSKYANAVNSVHYFSVLPFGLNDKAVNKKLLPSATVKGKEYYKIEVTFSENGGGEDFEDVFIYWIGKEDFLVDYLAYSYHTNGGGKRLRVLKEQCVKNGIRFVDFHNYKPLNKEVSLVDIDKAYENNELKKVSEIVLKDIEVKVLE, from the coding sequence ATGAAGTATTTACCAATTCTTTTTTTAGCTTTTTTAATTTCTTGTAAACCGTCTGAAAACAAGTTAACTGCACAGCAAATTATAGATAAAACTATTGTGTATTCTGGTGCAGACAAGGTGGCTAATTCAGAAATTAAATTCAAATTTAGAGACAAAGAGTATGTTGCTTATCGAGAAAACGGTAATTATAAATTAATTAGAGAGTTCGATTCTGTTATAGATGGTCTAACAAATGAGGGGTTTAAAAGGTTTATCAATCTAGAAGAGCAAAAACTGTCTAAAGTAGATTCTTCTAAATATGCTAATGCCGTAAATTCTGTACATTATTTTTCTGTGTTGCCTTTTGGGTTAAATGACAAAGCGGTAAATAAAAAATTATTGCCATCAGCTACCGTAAAAGGAAAGGAATATTACAAAATAGAAGTTACATTTTCTGAAAATGGAGGAGGAGAAGATTTTGAAGATGTTTTTATTTATTGGATTGGTAAAGAAGATTTTTTAGTAGATTATTTAGCCTATTCATATCATACAAATGGTGGTGGAAAACGTTTAAGAGTTTTAAAAGAGCAATGTGTAAAAAACGGAATTCGTTTTGTAGATTTTCATAATTACAAGCCTTTAAATAAAGAAGTTTCTCTTGTTGATATTGACAAAGCTTATGAAAATAATGAACTTAAAAAAGTTTCTGAAATTGTTTTAAAAGATATTGAAGTTAAAGTTTTAGAGTAA
- a CDS encoding arginine decarboxylase, producing the protein MNTKYIDLVEQTFDFPQEEFKTENNKLFWHGINLMELIEQYGSPLKFTYLPKISENINKAKGWFQESIDKHNYKGKYFYSYCTKSSHFKHILHEALKNDIHIETSSAFDIDIVNNLKKEGKIKEDTFIICNGFKRDQYIKNIGGLINSGHKNVIPIIDNFEEINLLLDETDKKINVGIRIASEEEPKFEFYTSRLGIGYKNIVAFYEREIAGNKQVDLKMLHFFINTGIKDNAYYWNELMKCLRVYINLKKVCPSLDSLNIGGGFPIKNSLAFDYDYQYMIDEIINQIQQACDEAGVDVPHIFTEFGSFTVGESGAAIYEILYQKKQNDRERWNMINSSFITTLPDAWAINKRFIMLPINKWNKQYERVLLGGLTCDSDDYYNSEQHINGIYLPVFEKENPLYIGFFNTGAYQESVGGFGGLQHCLIPHPKHLIIDRDEDGNITTKIFKEQQKSSEMLSILGYGEVVTKVNELEKIANQEVL; encoded by the coding sequence GTGAACACAAAATATATAGATTTAGTCGAGCAAACGTTCGATTTTCCTCAGGAAGAATTCAAAACAGAAAACAACAAATTGTTTTGGCACGGAATTAATTTAATGGAGTTAATAGAGCAATACGGTTCTCCATTAAAATTTACATACTTACCAAAAATTTCAGAAAACATCAACAAAGCAAAAGGTTGGTTTCAAGAAAGCATTGATAAACATAACTATAAAGGGAAATATTTTTATAGCTATTGTACAAAAAGTTCTCATTTTAAACACATTTTACATGAAGCTTTAAAAAATGATATTCACATAGAAACGTCTTCTGCTTTTGATATTGACATTGTAAATAATCTTAAAAAAGAAGGTAAAATAAAAGAAGATACCTTTATTATCTGTAACGGATTTAAACGCGATCAATACATTAAAAATATTGGAGGTTTAATTAATTCTGGACATAAAAATGTAATTCCGATTATAGACAATTTCGAAGAAATCAATCTTTTATTAGATGAAACAGATAAAAAAATAAATGTAGGTATTAGAATCGCATCCGAAGAAGAGCCTAAATTTGAGTTTTATACGTCTAGATTGGGGATTGGGTACAAAAATATTGTTGCTTTTTATGAGCGCGAAATAGCAGGTAATAAACAAGTTGATTTAAAAATGCTACATTTTTTTATCAACACAGGTATCAAAGACAACGCGTATTATTGGAATGAGTTGATGAAATGTTTAAGAGTTTATATCAACCTTAAAAAAGTATGTCCAAGTTTAGATAGCCTAAATATTGGTGGTGGTTTTCCTATAAAAAACTCATTGGCTTTTGATTATGATTATCAATATATGATTGATGAAATTATCAATCAAATACAACAAGCTTGTGATGAAGCGGGAGTAGATGTTCCTCATATTTTTACAGAATTTGGTAGCTTTACAGTAGGAGAATCTGGTGCAGCTATTTACGAGATTTTATATCAAAAGAAACAAAATGATAGAGAACGTTGGAACATGATAAACTCTTCATTTATAACTACTTTACCAGATGCTTGGGCAATTAATAAGCGTTTTATTATGTTGCCAATTAATAAATGGAACAAACAATATGAGCGTGTTTTATTAGGTGGTTTAACTTGTGATAGTGATGATTATTACAATTCTGAGCAACACATAAACGGAATATATTTGCCTGTTTTCGAGAAAGAGAATCCGTTGTATATCGGTTTCTTTAACACAGGCGCGTATCAAGAATCTGTTGGTGGTTTTGGAGGGTTACAGCATTGCTTAATTCCGCATCCAAAACATCTTATTATAGATAGAGATGAAGATGGAAACATCACCACAAAAATATTTAAAGAACAACAAAAAAGTAGCGAAATGCTTTCTATTTTAGGATATGGAGAGGTTGTTACAAAAGTAAATGAGTTAGAAAAAATTGCAAATCAAGAAGTGTTATAG
- a CDS encoding geranylgeranylglycerol-phosphate geranylgeranyltransferase, whose amino-acid sequence MVLLTMVLTKYALIDSIFFSNISFKNYTLIHTTYTGITLTHYQFTLLTLSVLLITAGGYIINDIFDIDTDKINKPTKVIIGKSISIKKAWFLYALTSILGLFLSIYVSITTENTEYIFIFLGTILVLFLYSKYLKKTLLFGNLVVSTLLGLVIFITVLFNEPNAHSSNLLEVISNLSTSFHLLATAIIYIIFSILTNFIREIIKDIEDVNGDLKIKAKTLPILIGRKRASKVAFFFSAILLVFLLIVLQSLKEDYLLLGYGIVFILLPFLYFMYKLWISETKKDFSKLSSLMKIVMLFGILSMVLFKLK is encoded by the coding sequence ATGGTTTTATTAACAATGGTTTTAACCAAGTACGCGTTAATAGATTCTATTTTTTTTAGCAACATTAGTTTTAAAAACTACACGTTAATTCACACGACTTATACAGGTATAACTTTAACCCATTATCAATTTACATTACTAACTCTTAGCGTTCTATTAATTACGGCTGGTGGTTATATTATTAATGATATTTTTGATATTGATACCGATAAAATAAACAAACCAACAAAGGTTATTATAGGCAAATCTATTTCTATAAAAAAAGCTTGGTTTCTTTATGCTTTAACTAGTATTTTAGGATTATTTTTAAGCATATATGTATCTATAACTACAGAAAACACAGAATACATTTTTATCTTTTTAGGAACCATTTTAGTGTTATTTTTATATTCTAAGTATTTAAAAAAAACACTACTATTTGGTAATTTAGTAGTTTCTACTCTTTTAGGGTTGGTTATTTTTATAACCGTCTTATTTAATGAACCCAATGCTCATAGCAGTAATCTTTTAGAAGTAATTAGTAACCTTAGTACCAGTTTTCATTTATTAGCGACAGCTATTATCTATATTATATTTTCTATTCTAACCAATTTTATTAGAGAAATTATAAAGGATATAGAAGATGTAAATGGTGATTTAAAAATAAAAGCAAAAACTTTACCCATTTTAATTGGAAGAAAAAGAGCTTCTAAAGTCGCTTTTTTCTTTAGTGCTATTCTATTAGTATTTCTATTGATTGTACTTCAGTCTTTAAAAGAAGACTATTTACTTTTAGGTTACGGAATTGTGTTTATTCTACTTCCATTCCTTTATTTTATGTATAAATTATGGATTTCGGAAACGAAGAAAGACTTTTCTAAACTAAGTAGTTTGATGAAAATAGTAATGCTTTTTGGTATATTATCGATGGTATTGTTTAAACTAAAATAA
- the ytxJ gene encoding bacillithiol system redox-active protein YtxJ codes for MGIFNKIFGGNDEGKEKEAKVSYLKWIPLTSMEQLEEIKEISKTESVLIFKHSTRCGISSMVIKRFEALFTEEHQNLKVYYLDLLNYRDISDEVGYTFQVMHQSPQLIIVKNGVSVENASHYDITITNLSRFI; via the coding sequence ATGGGTATATTTAATAAGATTTTTGGAGGTAATGATGAAGGTAAGGAAAAAGAAGCAAAAGTGTCATACTTAAAGTGGATTCCTTTAACTTCTATGGAGCAATTAGAAGAAATAAAAGAAATTTCTAAAACCGAAAGCGTATTAATTTTTAAACATTCTACACGTTGCGGAATTAGTAGTATGGTAATTAAACGCTTTGAGGCTCTTTTTACCGAAGAACATCAAAATTTAAAAGTCTATTATTTAGACCTATTAAATTACAGAGATATTTCTGATGAAGTAGGGTATACGTTTCAGGTGATGCACCAATCTCCGCAATTAATTATCGTTAAAAATGGGGTTTCTGTAGAGAATGCCTCTCATTATGATATCACAATTACAAATTTATCAAGATTTATATAG